From Chloroflexota bacterium:
GGCCCGCTCGAGCGCCTCCAGGTTCAATTGCGCCCAATCAAATACATCGCGGTTCCGTACTCTTCGCCGCAACCGGCGCATGCGGCGCTCCTGCTCTTTGCCCGGCAGGGTGATCGCTTCGTACATCGTTCGCGCCAGCCCGTCGATATCGTGCGGATTTACTTGCAGCGCGTCCGGCATGTAGTTGGCCGCGCCGGCGAATTCGGAGAGGACCAGCACCCCGTTGTTGTCGTGGCGGGCCGCGCAGTATTCCAGCGCCACCATGTTCATCCCGTCGCGCAGCGGGGTTACCAGCATCACGTCGGCGGCCAGGTAGTAACTCATCAGCTCCTCGACCGGCAGCGAGCGGTACAGGTAGTGGACGGGAACGCGGCCCAGGCGCGCGAACCGGCCGTTGATCTGGCCCACGAGCCTTTCAATCCGTTCGCGAATGCGCTCGTAATCGCCGACCCGTTCGCGGGTCGGGACCGCCACCTGCACCAGGACGCAGCGTTCGGCAATCTGCGGGTAGCGCTCTAGCAACGTGGCAAATGCCCGCAGGCGGATGTCGATCCCCTTGGTGTAGTCGAGCCTGTCCACTCCCAGTACGATCGCGGCATCGCTGCTGAAAATCTCGCGCAGACGGGCGGTTTGCCGCTTCACCGCCGGTGTAACCGCCAGGTCGGCGAAGAACTTGTAGTCGATCGCGATCGGCGCTTCCATGAGCGTTACTTCACGGCCCTGCCAGCGCAGGCTGGTGAACGACCCTTCGGCGGCGGTGTACTGGCGGGCGGCCAGCGAAAAGTTGTTGCGGGCCCGGCGCGTCTGGAATCCCAGTACATCAGCCCCCAGCATTCCTTCGAGCATTTCACGGCGCCAGGGAAGTTGACCCAGCAGGTCTACCGGCGGGAAAGGGATGTGCAGGTAGTACCCGATTGCAACGTCAGGGCGCAACGCGCGCAGCTGCCCCGGGACCAGGTTCAACTGGTAGTCGTGGACCCAGCAGATGTCGCCGGAACGCAGCAAGCCGGAGGCGGCGTCGGCGAAGCGGCGATTCACATCCACGTACGGCCGCCACCAGTGGCGGTGATATTCGGGGGTGCGCAAGGCGTCGTGGAACAACGGCCAGATGGTCCCGTTGCAGAACCCGTAGTAGTAGTCGTCGACTTCCTCGGCGCTGAGGCGTACCGCGCGCAGGTTCAAGCCCTCGTGCTCGAAGTCGTAGGGACCGTCCTGCGGCACGCCGGACCAGCCGACCCAGCTGCCGCGGCCCCGTCGAAGGACCGGGGCGATGGCGTTGATCAGGCCGCCGGAACTGGTAACCCAGCGCCCTTCGTCGTCGCGACGCACCGGCAACCGGTTGGATACCACAATCAGGCGGCGATCGTCGGCTTCGATGTTCCCTCCCGGTCGGCGGTCGGGCCGCCAATCGGCCTCGGGGGCGCCGCAGTCAATTTAAGCCCCCGCCGGGCCGAGCCCGGAAATTCGATAATCGCTTGGCGCTGCGACGAGACGCTTCACGAGGTGCGCTTGATCATTTTCGAGTGGTCGCTCAGGCTGGCCGGGGACGGCGAGCCGCCGGCCGCCGAGGACACTGGAATTTGGCTGCAGCGGCAGTTTGCCGGGATCGGCTGGCCGCCGCCGCGGATCTTTCACAGCAATGCCGACCGCGACCTGCTGCGGGTCGAATGCCGGTTCGAGGACCTGGATTCTTTCGAGTCCGCCTGGCCCAGGTTCGAGTCGGCCGGGCTGGGTCGGCGCCTGGGGCGCGAACTGGGGCTGGAGTTTGACGACGCGTCGGAGTGCCGCCAGCTTTACTCCACCCAATACGTGCGAAGCGCGGTAGACGAGACCTAGTTAACGCCGAACCGGTCCGCTAACCGCGGCCGGAGCGGGCTTGATCGCGCAGTTCGCGCATCCCGAGGGTCTTTATGCCGCGGGCGGCGAACTCACCGGCCAGGGCCCCGCCGGGCGCAAACAGGAAACGTTCCGAGTCGCGCTGCATCCAGTCGGGCGCAAACGCCTTGAGGTCGCTGCCGCCCAGGGCCGAATGCAGGATGAAGTAATTCCTGGCGTCGGGCAGCCCGTCGATCCGCAGCCGGTGGTGATGTTCGGCCACGAACGGGTTGTACCAGGGAGTTTCGGCCTCCACGAGGTCAAAGACCGGAAATCCCCGCTGGGTGACCGACGCGGCCATTTCCCGGGTCAGGGCCGGGTCGGTCCGAAGTCCGTGCTGGGCGAGCATGTCCACGTCGTCGGACATGGCCGGCGGCAGCGCCAGGACCGGCAGGTCGTATTCGAGCCCCAGCTCGATGTAGTCGCGGTAGAAGGCCTTGTCCAGCGCGGTGCCCATGTGGGCGTCGACGTGAGTCACGTCGATGCCGGTATCCAGCAGGAGTTCGAGCTGGGCCCGCATCTCGCGCCGAACCTCCGCCGGGTCGGCGTGGGCGATCGTCTCGCGCGACTTCTGCCACAGCGTTCCGTCGGGACCGCACAGGCTGGGCACGTCATCTAGGACCGGGCCCCACGCGAACCCCGGAAATTCGTTGTTGAGGGTGATGTGGCAGCCGACGTCCAGTTCGGGGCGCTCGCGGGCGATTTCGACCATTTCCGCAAATCCCGGACAGGGGACCATGATCGAGCCGCAGGTGGCCGCCCCCTCCATCGCTTCCACGCCGCCCAGGTTGGCAGGGCGCGACATGCCGAGATCGTCTACGTGAATCACCGTGAAGTTGTCCATTAGCTGCGTCCTTGCAACTTGACCGGCACAAATGCAGTTTGGCGCGGGTTGTCTTTAGACCCCCTCCTTGATCTTCCCCGGAAGGGCTGGGAATTCCGCGGTTGCCGGCCCGGCCGGGGACGGCGGCCTATCGGGTCCGCTCCGCCCGCGCCCGATCGCGCAACTCGCGCATTCCCGTGGTGGCGATTCCCCGGCTGGCGATTTCGCCCTCCAGGGCCCCGCCCGGAGCAAACAGGTACCGTTCCGCGTCGCGCTGCGGGCAGTTGGGCGCGATCGCCCGCAGTTCGGGTCCCCCGAGCGCCGAGTGCAGCACGAAGTAGTTCGATCCCTCAACCAGCCGGTCGATTCGCCGCAGGTGGTGCTGTTCGGCCTCCATGTGGTCGTAATTTGGGGTGTCGACTTCCACGAGGTCGAAAACCGGGAATCCCAGCTCGGCCACCGCGTGTTCCATCTCGCGATTCAGGTCCGGATCAATGCGCAGGCCGGCGCTGGCGAGGTCCTCGGCGGGTATGTTGACCGGCAGGGTAAGCACCGGAATGTCGAATTCCAGTCCCAGTTCTATGTATTCGCGGTAGAAGGCCTGGTCCCAGGCAGTACCGCAGTGGGAATCGATGTGGGTCACGTCTATTCCGGTTTCAAGCAGCAGCTCGAGCTGGGCCCGCATTTCGCGCCGCACCTCTTCGGGGTCGGCGTGGGCGACCGTGTCGCCGGGATCCGGCCAGAGATTCCCGTCGGGACCGCACAGGCTGGGCACGTCATCTAGGACCGGCCCCCAGCCGAACCCCGGAAATTCGTTGTTGAGGGTGATGTGGCAGCCGACGTCCAGTTCGGGGCGCTCGCGGGCGATTTCGACCATTTCCGCAAATCCCGGACAGGGGACCATGATCGAGCCGCAGGTGGCCGCCCCCTCCATCGCTTCCACGCCGCCCAGGTTGGCCGGGCGCGACATGCCGAGATCGTCGACGTGTACTACGACGAAGGCTTCCACCGCGCCGCCGCCGTTCCCGGGCGCGCTTGTTCCGAGGGATGCCGCCGCGGGGCTCAGATTTGCCCGGCCCGGATCATCCCCTGGAGAACGGGGTAGTTGACGGTCGAGAAACCGAGTTCGGCGATAGCCGCTTCGATCTGCCCTCCGGCCGCGTAGAGATACCGCTCGGCGTCGCGCATCATCCAGTCCGGGGCGAAGTCTTTCAATTCCTGGGTCGGATAGGCCGAATGCACCGCCAGGTAGTTGAGCCCCGGTCGGCACTGCTCGAGGCGCGCGCGATTGTGCTCGGCGGCCACGAAGGGGTTGTACCAGGGCGTGCCCGGAATCGAGCGCTCGAACACCG
This genomic window contains:
- a CDS encoding ChbG/HpnK family deacetylase — encoded protein: MEAFVVVHVDDLGMSRPANLGGVEAMEGAATCGSIMVPCPGFAEMVEIARERPELDVGCHITLNNEFPGFGWGPVLDDVPSLCGPDGNLWPDPGDTVAHADPEEVRREMRAQLELLLETGIDVTHIDSHCGTAWDQAFYREYIELGLEFDIPVLTLPVNIPAEDLASAGLRIDPDLNREMEHAVAELGFPVFDLVEVDTPNYDHMEAEQHHLRRIDRLVEGSNYFVLHSALGGPELRAIAPNCPQRDAERYLFAPGGALEGEIASRGIATTGMRELRDRARAERTR
- a CDS encoding ChbG/HpnK family deacetylase; translation: MDNFTVIHVDDLGMSRPANLGGVEAMEGAATCGSIMVPCPGFAEMVEIARERPELDVGCHITLNNEFPGFAWGPVLDDVPSLCGPDGTLWQKSRETIAHADPAEVRREMRAQLELLLDTGIDVTHVDAHMGTALDKAFYRDYIELGLEYDLPVLALPPAMSDDVDMLAQHGLRTDPALTREMAASVTQRGFPVFDLVEAETPWYNPFVAEHHHRLRIDGLPDARNYFILHSALGGSDLKAFAPDWMQRDSERFLFAPGGALAGEFAARGIKTLGMRELRDQARSGRG
- a CDS encoding trehalose-6-phosphate synthase, which translates into the protein MEADDRRLIVVSNRLPVRRDDEGRWVTSSGGLINAIAPVLRRGRGSWVGWSGVPQDGPYDFEHEGLNLRAVRLSAEEVDDYYYGFCNGTIWPLFHDALRTPEYHRHWWRPYVDVNRRFADAASGLLRSGDICWVHDYQLNLVPGQLRALRPDVAIGYYLHIPFPPVDLLGQLPWRREMLEGMLGADVLGFQTRRARNNFSLAARQYTAAEGSFTSLRWQGREVTLMEAPIAIDYKFFADLAVTPAVKRQTARLREIFSSDAAIVLGVDRLDYTKGIDIRLRAFATLLERYPQIAERCVLVQVAVPTRERVGDYERIRERIERLVGQINGRFARLGRVPVHYLYRSLPVEELMSYYLAADVMLVTPLRDGMNMVALEYCAARHDNNGVLVLSEFAGAANYMPDALQVNPHDIDGLARTMYEAITLPGKEQERRMRRLRRRVRNRDVFDWAQLNLEALERANRG